The following proteins come from a genomic window of Anguilla rostrata isolate EN2019 chromosome 17, ASM1855537v3, whole genome shotgun sequence:
- the gdpd3a gene encoding lysophospholipase D GDPD3a isoform X1, which produces MASLLYYVLPALGGYALTSVYLLKNPHILHKRKCTAFYCRHISHRGGSGEKIESTMEAFTHAIEEGTDMLELDCHLTRDGHVIVSHDENLLRQTGHDVTISSVNLEELPLYKERLEVTFYEGHYSTGQDRKFALLEDVFKKFPRVPINIEIKEDNCPLIKKVSALVKQYGRDDITVWASVQSDIMKKCRRENPSMPYMFSKSRGLQLLLLYYTGLLPFVPLRESFLQFYYIPIINRTFIPPSTLLRNKMILFILDKVTMRKGLFKHLTDRGIQVHLFVCNEERDMEGAFALGATGVMTDYPALLSKYLSANPPTAPPCKQ; this is translated from the exons ATGGCTAGTTTGCTGTACTACGTCCTCCCTGCCCTGGGTGGCTATGCGCTTACCTCCGTCTACCTGCTGAAGAACCCGCACATCTTGCACAAGAGAAAATGCACAGCCTTCTACTGCCgacacatctctcacagaggGG gATCTGGGGAGAAGATAGAAAGCACAATGGAGGCTTTTACACA TGCCATAGAGGAAGGCACAGATATGCTCGAGCTCGACTGTCACTTGACCCGGGACGGTCATGTGATCGTGTCACATGATGAGAACCTTTTGCGACAGACTGGACACGACGTCACAATCTCATCCGTAAACctagag GAATTACCGCTCTATAAAGAAAGACTGGAGGTCACATTCTATGAAG GCCACTACAGCACCGGACAGGACCGGAAGTTCGCCTTGCTGGAGGACGTTTTCAAGAAGTTCCCCAGGGTGCCGATCAACATCGAGATCAAAGAGGACAACTGCCCGCTCATCAAAAAG GTGTCTGCACTTGTGAAGCAGTACGGCagagatgacatcactgtttgGGCCAGCGTCCAGTCTGACATCATGAAGAAATGCcggagagag AACCCTTCCATGCCCTACATGTTCTCAAAGTCCCGgggcctgcagctgctcctgctctaCTATACTGGCCTGCTGCCTTTCGTGCCCCTCAGAGAGAGCTTCCTCCAGTTTTACTACATCCCCATCATCAACCG AACGTTTATACCCCCATCTACTCTACTGAGGAACAAGATGATTCTTTTTATCCTTGATAA AGTAACTATGAGGAAAGGTCTGTTTAAACACTTGACTGACCGAGGCATTCAG GTGCACCTCTTTGTTTGTAACGAGGAGAGAGACATGGAGGGAGCATTTGCTCTGGGGGCCACCGGAGTCATGACTGATTACCCCGCCCTGCTCTCCAAGTACCTTAGTGCAAACCCTCCCACTGCTCCCCCTTGCAAGCAGTAG
- the gdpd3a gene encoding lysophospholipase D GDPD3a isoform X2, protein MHSLLLPTHLSQRGFVSCFSGSGEKIESTMEAFTHAIEEGTDMLELDCHLTRDGHVIVSHDENLLRQTGHDVTISSVNLEELPLYKERLEVTFYEGHYSTGQDRKFALLEDVFKKFPRVPINIEIKEDNCPLIKKVSALVKQYGRDDITVWASVQSDIMKKCRRENPSMPYMFSKSRGLQLLLLYYTGLLPFVPLRESFLQFYYIPIINRTFIPPSTLLRNKMILFILDKVTMRKGLFKHLTDRGIQVHLFVCNEERDMEGAFALGATGVMTDYPALLSKYLSANPPTAPPCKQ, encoded by the exons ATGCACAGCCTTCTACTGCCgacacatctctcacagaggGG gtttgtttcctgtttttcaggATCTGGGGAGAAGATAGAAAGCACAATGGAGGCTTTTACACA TGCCATAGAGGAAGGCACAGATATGCTCGAGCTCGACTGTCACTTGACCCGGGACGGTCATGTGATCGTGTCACATGATGAGAACCTTTTGCGACAGACTGGACACGACGTCACAATCTCATCCGTAAACctagag GAATTACCGCTCTATAAAGAAAGACTGGAGGTCACATTCTATGAAG GCCACTACAGCACCGGACAGGACCGGAAGTTCGCCTTGCTGGAGGACGTTTTCAAGAAGTTCCCCAGGGTGCCGATCAACATCGAGATCAAAGAGGACAACTGCCCGCTCATCAAAAAG GTGTCTGCACTTGTGAAGCAGTACGGCagagatgacatcactgtttgGGCCAGCGTCCAGTCTGACATCATGAAGAAATGCcggagagag AACCCTTCCATGCCCTACATGTTCTCAAAGTCCCGgggcctgcagctgctcctgctctaCTATACTGGCCTGCTGCCTTTCGTGCCCCTCAGAGAGAGCTTCCTCCAGTTTTACTACATCCCCATCATCAACCG AACGTTTATACCCCCATCTACTCTACTGAGGAACAAGATGATTCTTTTTATCCTTGATAA AGTAACTATGAGGAAAGGTCTGTTTAAACACTTGACTGACCGAGGCATTCAG GTGCACCTCTTTGTTTGTAACGAGGAGAGAGACATGGAGGGAGCATTTGCTCTGGGGGCCACCGGAGTCATGACTGATTACCCCGCCCTGCTCTCCAAGTACCTTAGTGCAAACCCTCCCACTGCTCCCCCTTGCAAGCAGTAG
- the ypel3 gene encoding protein yippee-like 3, which translates to MVKLTKAKTFQAYLDTCHRRYSCVHCRAHLANHDDLISKSFQGSQGRAYLFNSVVNVGCGPAEERVLLTGLHAVADIYCESCHTTLGWKYEQAFELSQKYKEGKFIIELSHMIKDNGWD; encoded by the exons atggTGAAGCTGACCAAGGCGAAAACCTTTCAGGCCTACCTGGACACCTGTCATCGCAGGTACAGCTGCGTGCACTGCCGGGCTCACCTGGCAAACCATGACGATCTTATCTCCAAA TCTTTCCAGGGAAGCCAAGGAAGGGCCTACCTCTTCAACTCAGT GGTGAACGTGGGGTGTGGCCCGGCGGAGGAGAGAGTGCTGCTGACGGGGCTTCACGCTGTGGCGGACATCTACTGCGAGAGCTGCCACACCACCCTGGGCTGGAAATAC GAACAGGCTTTTGAGTTGAGTCAGAAGTACAAGGAGGGAAAGTTCATCATTGAATTGTCGCACATGATCAAGGACAACGGCTGGGACTGA
- the pitpnbl gene encoding phosphatidylinositol transfer protein, beta, like, giving the protein MVLIKEYQVLLPCSVEEYQVGQLFSVAEASKNNTGGGEGIEVLRNEPYEKEGEKGQYTHKIYHIHSKVPSFIQMFAPEGALVFHEKAWNAYPYCRTSQYLAYMKDDFFIKIETWHKPDIGTTNNPHGLPPEEWEEAEVVPIDIADRSQVDDVDYKPEEDPAIFHSEKTGRGPLGPGWKKELYSGNCPYMTAYKLVTVHFRWWGLQGRVEKFIHKQEKRLFTNFHRQLFCWLDRWVDLTMEDIRRMEEETQKELDQMRNQGSVRGMKAGED; this is encoded by the exons ATGGTACTCATTAAAGAATA TCAAGTGCTGTTACCATGTTCTGTAGAAGAG TACCAGGTTGGCCAGCTGTTCTCGGTGGCAGAAGCCAGTAAGAACAACacaggaggtggggagggaatAGAGGTGCTTCGCAATGAGCCTTATGAGAAGGAGGGCGAGAAGGGCCAGTACACCCACAAGATCTACCACATACACAG TAAGGTGCCCAGTTTCATCCAGATGTTTGCACCAGAAGGAGCGCTGGTCTTCCACGAGAAGGCTTGGAATGCATATCCATATTGCCGCACGAGTCAGTATCttgct TACATGAAGGATGACTTTTTCATTAAGATTGAAACTTGGCACAAGCCGGACATTGGAACAACTAACAAT ccCCATGGTTTACCTCCTGAAGAGTGGGAGGAAGCAGAGGTGGTGCCCATAGATATTGCTGATCGATCGCAAGTTGATGATGTT GACTACAAGCCAGAGGAAGACCCGGCTATCTTTCACTCCGAAAAGACGGGGAGGGGACCCTTGGGACCCGGCTGGAAG AAGGAGCTCTACAGCGGTAACTGTCCCTACATGACGGCCTATAAGCTGGTAACGGTTCATTTCCGCTGGTGGGGCCTTCAAGGAAGGGTGGAGAAATTCATTCACAAG CAGGAGAAGAGGCTCTTCACCAACTTCCACAGGCAGCTGTTCTGCTGGCTGGACCGCTGGGTGGACCTCACTATGGAGGACATCCGGAgaatggaggaggagacgcaGAAAGAGCTGGACCAG ATGCGGAATCAGGGATCTGTTCGAGGGATGAAAGCAGGAGAAGACTAG